Proteins from a genomic interval of Lolium perenne isolate Kyuss_39 chromosome 1, Kyuss_2.0, whole genome shotgun sequence:
- the LOC127310120 gene encoding polyadenylate-binding protein 1-like has translation MTSGKDNRASSTEDGEIYPTTGDNGGGASGSDGFNLSSENQEIEEMRRRLRQMEEQEILPAVTAAVSHEDPAAEATAFDKSEVDARSIYVGNVDYTCLPEEVQQHFEDCGTVNRVTILTDNFGYPKGYAYVEFLEVEAVQNALLLNDTELHERRLKVCPKRTNVPGMNHPRGRRPYDPYYPPYPTYGRVPRFRRPPRYWPY, from the exons ATGACCTCCGGGAAGGACAATCGCGCCTCCTCCACCGAGGACGGCGAGATCTACCCTACCACCGGAGacaacggcggcggcgcgagtggCAGCGACGGATTCAACCTCTCCTCCGAGAACCAG GAGATCGAGGAGATGCGCAGGAGGCTGCGGCAGATGGAGGAGCAGGAGATACTGCCCGCCGTCACGGCCGCCGTGTCCCATG AAGATCCAGCTGCAGAGGCAACCGCATTCGACAAGTCAGAGGTGGATGCTCGCTCCATCTATGTTGGAAAT GTTGACTATACTTGTTTGCCAGAGGAAGTTCAGCAGCATTTTGAAGATTGTGGAACTGTCAACAGGGTTACAATTTTGACAGACAATTTTGGTTATCCCAAAGGATATGCTTATGTGGAGTTTCTTGAAGTTGAGGCAGTCCAAAATGCTCTCCTGCTGAATGATACAGAACTACATGAGCGTCGGTTGAAG GTGTGTCCAAAAAGAACTAATGTTCCAGGAATGAATCACCCTAGGGGAAGGCGCCCATATGATCCGTATTATCCCCCTTATCCAACATATGG GAGGGTGCCAAGGTTCAGGAGGCCACCCAGGTACTGGCCGTACTGA
- the LOC127310107 gene encoding uncharacterized protein, producing MSSSSSLKQDDGASSPELPPLAAPGIAAAAAAAAAAASSGGGGLAIGSGRRLPPPCWTHEETLALIESYRDKWEALKKGNLRAADWDEVAGAVTARCGRFPTATYKSGVQCRHKIEKLRKRYRAERSRSAGRSKGPKWPFFALLHDLAGGTGAHDPSANPIIKIRPRSHHNPSSTPTPASPSSLLSSPTSSDEAGRSRSLHGLISNGGGGSGLRFTIPKGSRTRPGAPPSRDHLPAKPDPEEDPEAEAMAEVASALRAVGEGFLRMEERRLELSLQMEKERMEAEMKRTQTMLDAQQLFVEAFLGKHQHHHKRAKLVSSSAAAMDED from the coding sequence ATGTCCTCCTCCTCATCCCTCAAGCAGGACGACGGCGCCTCCTCCCCGGAGCTCCCCCCGCTAGCCGCGCCgggcatcgccgccgccgccgccgcggcggcggccgcggcctCCTCCGGCGGGGGCGGGCTGGCCATCGGCTCCGGCCGCCGTCTGCCCCCACCCTGCTGGACGCACGAGGAGACCCTCGCCCTCATCGAATCCTACCGCGACAAGTGGGAGGCGCTCAAGAAGGGGAACCTGCGGGCGGCGGACTGGGACGAGGTGGCCGGGGCCGTCACCGCGCGCTGCGGCCGCTTCCCCACCGCCACCTACAAGTCGGGCGTGCAGTGCCGCCACAAGATCGAGAAGCTGCGCAAGCGGTACCGCGCCGAGCGCTCGCGCTCCGCCGGCCGCTCCAAGGGGCCCAAGTGGCCCTTCTTCGCGCTCCTCCACGACCTCGCCGGCGGCACCGGCGCGCACGACCCCAGCGCCAACCCCATCATCAAGATCCGACCCCGAAGCCACCACAACCCCTCCTCCACCCCCACCCCGGCCTCCCCGTCCTCGCTCCTCTCCTCCccgacctcctccgacgaggcggGGCGGAGCCGGAGCCTGCACGGGCTCATCTCCAACGGCGGGGGCGGGAGCGGCCTGCGCTTCACCATCCCCAAGGGCTCGCGCACCAGGCCCGGGGCCCCGCCCTCGCGTGACCACCTTCCCGCCAAGCCGGACCCGGAGGAGGACCCGGAGGCGGAGGCCATGGCGGAGGTGGCCTCCGCGCTGAGGGCCGTCGGGGAGGGCTTCCTCAGGATGGAGGAGCGCAGGCTCGAGCTCTCGCTCCAGATGGAGAAGGAGAGGATGGAGGCGGAGATGAAGCGCACCCAGACGATGCTCGACGCGCAGCAGCTCTTCGTCGAGGCCTTCCTCGgtaagcaccagcaccaccacaagAGGGCCAAGCTCGTTTCCTCCTCGGCCGCTGCCATGGACGAGGACTAA
- the LOC139829666 gene encoding polyadenylate-binding protein 1-like isoform X2, with translation MASGNRTTSVEHGSQIHPSSGDNGGGACGTGGFSLSSENQEIEEMRRRLRQMEEQEILLPAATAAAFHEDPAAEATAFDKSEVDARSIYVGNVDYTCLPEEVQQHFEDCGTVNRVTILTDNFGHPKGYAYVEFLEVEAVQNALLLNDTELHERRLKVCPKRTNIPGMNHPRGRRSYDPYYPSYPTYGRVPRFRGAPRYWPY, from the exons ATGGCCTCGGGCAATCGCACCACCTCCGTCGAGCACGGTTCCCAGATCCACCCTTCCTCCGGGGACAACGGCGGCGGCGCGTGTGGCACCGGCGGATTCAGCCTCTCCTCCGAGAACCAG GAGATCGAGGAGATGCGCAGGAGGCTGCGGCAGATGGAGGAGCAGGAGATACTGctacccgccgccaccgccgccgcgttCCATG AAGATCCAGCTGCAGAGGCAACCGCATTCGACAAGTCAGAGGTGGATGCTCGCTCCATTTATGTTGGAAAT GTTGACTACACTTGTTTGCCTGAGGAAGTTCAGCAGCATTTTGAAGATTGTGGAACTGTCAACAGGGTTACAATTTTGACAGACAATTTTGGCCATCCCAAAGGATATGCTTATGTGGAGTTTCTTGAAGTTGAGGCAGTCCAAAATGCTCTCCTGCTGAATGATACAGAACTACATGAACGTCGGTTGAAG GTGTGTCCAAAAAGAACTAATATTCCAGGAATGAATCACCCTAGGGGAAGGCGTTCATATGATCCTTATTATCCCTCGTATCCAACATATGG GAGGGTGCCAAGGTTCAGGGGGGCACCCAGGTACTGGCCGTACTGA
- the LOC139829666 gene encoding polyadenylate-binding protein 1-like isoform X1, which yields MLKCVFTYMPLYLRNQPKPRQATAASHHPDKKVTQESSTRTSACGGGEMASGNRTTSVEHGSQIHPSSGDNGGGACGTGGFSLSSENQEIEEMRRRLRQMEEQEILLPAATAAAFHEDPAAEATAFDKSEVDARSIYVGNVDYTCLPEEVQQHFEDCGTVNRVTILTDNFGHPKGYAYVEFLEVEAVQNALLLNDTELHERRLKVCPKRTNIPGMNHPRGRRSYDPYYPSYPTYGRVPRFRGAPRYWPY from the exons ATGCTTAAATGCGTTTTTACCTATATGCCCCTATATCTCCGGAACCAGCCCAAGCCACGACAAGCAACAGCAGCTAGTCATCACCCAGACAAAAAAGTTACGCAAGAGAGCAGCACGCGAACCAGCGCTTGCGGCGGCGGCGAGATGGCCTCGGGCAATCGCACCACCTCCGTCGAGCACGGTTCCCAGATCCACCCTTCCTCCGGGGACAACGGCGGCGGCGCGTGTGGCACCGGCGGATTCAGCCTCTCCTCCGAGAACCAG GAGATCGAGGAGATGCGCAGGAGGCTGCGGCAGATGGAGGAGCAGGAGATACTGctacccgccgccaccgccgccgcgttCCATG AAGATCCAGCTGCAGAGGCAACCGCATTCGACAAGTCAGAGGTGGATGCTCGCTCCATTTATGTTGGAAAT GTTGACTACACTTGTTTGCCTGAGGAAGTTCAGCAGCATTTTGAAGATTGTGGAACTGTCAACAGGGTTACAATTTTGACAGACAATTTTGGCCATCCCAAAGGATATGCTTATGTGGAGTTTCTTGAAGTTGAGGCAGTCCAAAATGCTCTCCTGCTGAATGATACAGAACTACATGAACGTCGGTTGAAG GTGTGTCCAAAAAGAACTAATATTCCAGGAATGAATCACCCTAGGGGAAGGCGTTCATATGATCCTTATTATCCCTCGTATCCAACATATGG GAGGGTGCCAAGGTTCAGGGGGGCACCCAGGTACTGGCCGTACTGA